Genomic segment of Pochonia chlamydosporia 170 chromosome 1, whole genome shotgun sequence:
CTATTCATCGTATAATACACTGGCAGaaacatcaacgacaacaccacacagAGCCACGTACTAAACAgctgccacagccgccacAGCCACTGTCCCACGCGAGGCACCAAAAACTGCACACAGTCATTCATCTGGTAAAAGTCCTCCTGCGATGAAATGTAGTATTTCGCACGCTCTTGACCTGGGCCCGAAAGGGCTGTTGTTCCATTGGAGGACTGCGACGTTCGTTGCTCGAGCTTTAGGACGGTAATAAGGGAGACATCTGCCCGGTACAAGGGAACGAACCAGACGGCAAAGGTTTGGTGGATGTTTACAAACAGGCAGTTTGTGGACTGATTGAAAACGGCAGACTCAATCGTGATGTCGATGGTTGGGCTGAGGGTCCGGTACCATCGGTAGATGCAGAGAAGGATCCATCGGGAGTCAATGTTGCGGGCGAAGGGGATAGTTCCTTTTTTGAATGACGGCACATGGCAGAAGGGGTGAGTGAAGGAGGCGTCTGAGACGAAGAATTTGTTGAGGGTGTCGAGCTGTTCTCCGGGGGAGCCCGTGGTGAGTGTCTGTATGATTGATCCAATTTCGCGGACTTTAGTTGTTAGTTGTAGGGCCTGGTCTACAGTCATTGATTGAGACGATGTGACTTACCTGGATGCTCCATGATGAATGCCTGAAGATGATGAAAGATTGAAGttgggtggttgttggttgatggggTTGATAAAGAAGTTGAAGGTGCAGATAAAAGTCAGTTCATCAAGTCAACTGGTACCTGCAACGTATCAAACGGGGCTAGATGACCTCGTGCAAAGCTAGTGTGGTGGTGACTTTTGTCTCTTGTGATGATCTCGACCCACACAGCAAAATCAATTACACCATTCCAACAGCGCAAACAGCTCTTATCAACTGCGCCTCTGGCCCATTTTAACATGGCGAATTGACAAGCAACAATTGCCTCGATTCTCCGCTTTCCAAGTTTTTCTTTCATGCGGCAGTACGACAAAAGCATGTGACAACCTACGTCGTAAAATCGGATCACTTTCCATACTGACGTGACGTCATTACACAGTCAGTGAGAATTTGTTGGCGCCGCCCGATCGATCCCGTTCGGCATATAGCGGCGAGAAACGAGGAGCTCATTGGTCTTTTGTGCCTGGATGATGTGTTCCGTGTTGAGAGGCTGATCTATTTGCACATGTGCTTTTCTCATATAACAACCTCTGGCTCGCAACTTGAACTGAACTTCAACCATACAATTACCACTCCATCCATTGAACAACGGCATCATGACCTCCCGGTCGCAGCTTGCCAATCCCCTTCTCAATCCCCTCCTCTTTCTCTACCAGCTCATTCAATGGCTCATCAATAATTCTCTTTCCCCGAACCCGCCCAAGTCCGACGCCGAACTATCTAGACCCAGAATTGCGATTATCGGCGCTGGAATTACTGGCGTGACGGCTGCAGCGCACTGCGTCGGCCATGGATTCGATGTCACTATTTTCGAGGCTGGTCCCAAGGAACAACTCGGAGGCATATGGAGCCGTACGTTGACTATTGATCCCGTCCACACTCAATACTAACTCCTTGCAGGCGTCAATGACACTTCGGGTTTGCAAATCCATTCAATCATGTACCGCTTCCATCCTTCTGTAAAGTGGGAACGCGGATATCCAGACAGGAAACAAATCGTCGAGCAAGTCGCCGAGCTCTGGAAGCGATACAACCTCCAGAAAAAGACCCGgttcaacttcaaagtcaacaaggCGTACCAAGACGAAAAATCCCGCTGGATCATCAATGATACCTCCAATGGCCGCTTTGAAGGTTTGATTGCCGCTGTTGGAACATGTGGCGAACCCAAGATGCCAAACTTGCCTGGGCTGGATAAGTTCAAGGGCGAGGTGTACCACTCTAGTGAACTGACTGGGTTTGTGAATTCACTTACACTCTAGAGCATCTTCCAAGCTGACACTTGTGTAGGAAAAATGCCAAGGGGAAGAACATAGCTGTTATTGGAGGTGGTGCGTCCGCGGTTGAAGCCCTCGAATTTGCCGCTGCTCATTCCGCTTCTAAGATTACCATTATCTCGCGGTCTGAAAAGTGGATAATTCCTCGGAATTTCATTGTAAACACTCTGCTTGCTCTGAATGTCTTTGGTCAAGAGACCATGTTCTCATTTGTTCCCGAGTTTCTCCTGAGGAAGCTATTCTATCGAGACTTGGAAGATATCGCTCCAGCTTCTGGAAAAGGCCTATTTTCTGATACTCCCATGGTAAATTCAGATGtcatggagaagctgcgTACTGGCAAGGCTTCATGGGTTCGCGGCGATATCGCAGGGCTCGTTTCAAGCGGTGTGGAAGTCAACCATCGTGCCAGGGGCGTTCCAAAGGGCGGCCCCGGGCACCTCGAAATCATCGAAGCTGATATGGTCGTAATGGCAACAGGGTTTAAGCGTCCATCGCTGTCTTTCCTTCCCGATGACTGCTTCCAGAGCCCCTATGAGCCTCCAAATTGGTACCTGCAGACCTTCCCGACGGCTCACCCGTCCGTTTCGGCCATCAACTGCACATATGTCTCTGCCATAGGGACAGTGGGCCATTTCCACATCGGGATCTACACGAGGATCCTCTTAATGTTTTTGGTAGACCCATTAACACGTCCCAGTCCGTTCTGGATGCAGCGTTGGATAGACATGACCAAGGTGCTTAAGAGGACCAGCCCAACTGGGGCCTTTGACTTCTTTACCTATCTCGAGctgatgtggtggtttgtcTTTTGCGTAACAATTAACCCATTTCGCTGGAAATGGGGAGTATTCGTGTTATTTGGGGTTGGCATTAACCTACCAAGGCTTTTCGTGGAACGCGAGAAACGGTTTCTGAACGGTGTGGAAGGATACGAAAATAGAGATGAGGGAAAAAGCTTCTAAGAACAGAAGGGAATAAAAGGGCGTATAAATGTGGTAGATTGACAAGGCAAGATATGCTGGTATCGGCCGAAATTTGGTTGGACCAGAACTTATGGGTCAAACACAAACTGCCAATCTCCCAACCGGTTAAGGGAAATGGCAAGTGGGAAGAGGTAGGGAGTTAAGATAATACATAAGATGTCAAGTTACTGCAACGTTTCATACAAATACATCAACCATCACTTTggtacagtctgtggtcaaacgtatttgcccacatccaagcaTACACGAACACATGTCAACACATTGTAGCACACACTACAAGATGCAACCTTTCACAAGTTTATATACTTTTGACACACACTGTACACAAATGCAATCTCGATTTAAACCCTTTTACGCCTAAAATacaagcaagcaagatcACCAAACAACTTTAACCCTCGGCTTCCCTCTGAACTTGCACCCAGACAACTCGACCGGCAGCGTGCAACCCAAAATGTACATTTCTCAACATATTTGCCTTGGTGAAGTGCTTCTCGCCATTTTCACCAATGACTACTATACGCTTGGGCGGCTGCTTCTTTTTCGTGACGCCAGTCACATCGACATCTCCAACCAAAATCAGGCCCGACTTGTGACGGCTAAGCATCACGTTTAGTCGTGCTTCGTCGGCCGTAAAGCCTGACCCCGTGAACGTGTTTGTCCCCAGAACGATCACCACAATGTCACTTTCCTGACCCTGGAAGGAGCTCACAGTCGAGGCTGGACGCATAGACCGCAAGGCAGCAAACTCGGGACGCTGTCGGAGCCGTTTAATGGTGTTGACGTTTGCTCTGTATGGAGAGATGACAACGATGTCTTCTGCGCGTACTTTTGAGCTTTCCACAAAGTCGACCAGCAGCTCTAACGCCACCTTTGCTTGGTCAGGGCTCCTGAGAGAGCTGGAAAATTGGTCCCGGAAGCACTTggagccttggcaatggaCAAAGACTGGGCGAAGGTTGCCGACGGGAGCGGCTTTGAGGTCTGGGAACCTGGCTTGCAGGTACTGCTCTAGCTTGCGACCAATCTCATGCTGAGGGAGCGTAATTGTGCATCCTGGGCCATATCTAAGCGGGATATCCGAATAGACCTCACTGTGGGTGAGGTCAAACTGTCCGACAGCCATCCGAAATTGAGTGTGAAGCCTGTAGATGGGCCAACCCGTCGCCTTGAAGTGATGAATGGGCGATATCACTCCATCCGCACCGAATCTATTCAAGAAATTGCCCTCTTGGTCTTGCTCAAGTCGCGTCATGACCGCCGGCGGCAGCTGTTTTTCATCGCCAACTAAAAGACAAGGGAGACAAGTGTTTCCCCAGACGCACAACAAATCCGGTCGTTTCAAATTAGCAGCCTCATCAAAAACAATGCCCTGCACTT
This window contains:
- a CDS encoding flavin-binding monooxygenase-like protein (similar to Neosartorya fischeri NRRL 181 XP_001258557.1) — protein: MTSRSQLANPLLNPLLFLYQLIQWLINNSLSPNPPKSDAELSRPRIAIIGAGITGVTAAAHCVGHGFDVTIFEAGPKEQLGGIWSRVNDTSGLQIHSIMYRFHPSVKWERGYPDRKQIVEQVAELWKRYNLQKKTRFNFKVNKAYQDEKSRWIINDTSNGRFEGLIAAVGTCGEPKMPNLPGLDKFKGEVYHSSELTGKNAKGKNIAVIGGGASAVEALEFAAAHSASKITIISRSEKWIIPRNFIVNTLLALNVFGQETMFSFVPEFLLRKLFYRDLEDIAPASGKGLFSDTPMVNSDVMEKLRTGKASWVRGDIAGLVSSGVEVNHRARGVPKGGPGHLEIIEADMVVMATGFKRPSLSFLPDDCFQSPYEPPNWYLQTFPTAHPSVSAINCTYVSAIGTVGHFHIGIYTRILLMFLVDPLTRPSPFWMQRWIDMTKVLKRTSPTGAFDFFTYLELMWWFVFCVTINPFRWKWGVFVLFGVGINLPRLFVEREKRFLNGVEGYENRDEGKSF
- a CDS encoding flavin-binding monooxygenase-like protein (similar to Metarhizium robertsii ARSEF 23 XP_007825866.2), yielding MEHPVREIGSIIQTLTTGSPGEQLDTLNKFFVSDASFTHPFCHVPSFKKGTIPFARNIDSRWILLCIYRWYRTLSPTIDITIESAVFNQSTNCLFVNIHQTFAVWFVPLYRADVSLITVLKLEQRTSQSSNGTTALSGPGQERAKYYISSQEDFYQMNDCVQFLVPRVGQWLWRLWQLFSTWLCVVLSLMFLPVYYTMNSGKAAKKVT